The proteins below come from a single Dermatophagoides farinae isolate YC_2012a chromosome 7, ASM2471394v1, whole genome shotgun sequence genomic window:
- the LOC142597665 gene encoding LOW QUALITY PROTEIN: uncharacterized protein LOC142597665 (The sequence of the model RefSeq protein was modified relative to this genomic sequence to represent the inferred CDS: substituted 1 base at 1 genomic stop codon), with amino-acid sequence MDRSISPSTFGALICGISTSISGPEIFPLGPLTSTSGPEILGPLKPNFGILNSQSFPSGFLPSTDKSMSPSTFGPFTFTSGKSTLTSTSGPETFGAFKSTSGPEIFGPLKPNLGILNSQSLPSGFLPSIDKSISLSIFGALIFGTSISISGPRISPLGTSRSTSRPETFGPLRSISGPEIFGPLNPNFGIFKSQPLPSFSGDLPFNELSTSPCISGIFTSICGASISISGPVSFPLGPLISTSGPDIFGPLKPNFGIXNSKSLLSLGSGVSRSFSLDLSRFFFSDKLMSPSTFGSSTSASGISTFTSTSGPETFGPLKLNFGI; translated from the coding sequence ATGGATAGATCAATATCACCTTCAACTTTCGGTGCGCTCATTTGTGGTATATCAACTTCTATTTCTGGACCAGAAATTTTTCCACTTGGACCTTTGACATCTACATCCGGTCCAGAGATTTTGGGACCTTTGAAACCGAATTTCGGCATTTTGAATTCCCAGTCTTTTCCTTCGGGTTTTTTACCATCAACCGATAAATCAATGTCTCCTTCAACTTTCGGACCTTTCACTTTCACATCTGGTAAATCAACGTTGACATCAACGTCTGGACCAGAAACTTTTGGCGCTTTTAAATCAACATCAGGACCAGAGATTTTTGGACCTTTGAAACCGAATTTGGGCATTTTGAATTCCCAATCTTTGCCTTCTGGCTTTTTGCCATCAATCGATAAATCAATATCGCTTTCAATTTTCGGAGCACTCATTTTTGGAACATCTATTTCGATTTCTGGGCCCCGGATTTCACCGCTTGGAACTTCGAGATCAACATCAAGACCAGAAACTTTTGGTCCTTTGAGATCGATATCTGGACCTGAGATTTTCGGACCTTTGAATCCGAATTTCGGCATTTTCAAATCCCAACCTTTGCCATCTTTTTCTGGCGATTTACCTTTCAACGAACTATCGACATCACCTTGTATTTCCGGCATTTTTACCTCCATTTGTGGAgcatcaatatcaatttcAGGACCAGTTAGTTTTCCACTCGGACCTTTAATATCTACATCTGGACCGGATATTTTCGGTCCTTTGAAACCAAATTTTGGcatatgaaattcaaaatctttACTGTCTTTAGGTTCTGGAGTTTCGCGGTCTTTTTCCCTGGATTTATCACGTTTCTTTTTCAGTGATAAATTGATGTCGCCTTCAACTTTTGGTAGCTCAACATCTGCATCTGGCATATCAACATTTACATCTACATCTGGTCCAGAGACTTTTGGCC
- the LOC142597666 gene encoding uncharacterized protein LOC142597666 produces the protein LPSLSCFLSIDKSNSPSTFGPFNLISDDSTFTSTSGPETSGAFKSTSGPDIFGPIKPNFGILKSHPFPSFLPSIVTSKSPSTFGLFTFTSGKSTLTSASGPENFGPFKSTSGPEILGPLKPNFGIFKSQPLPSLSSFLPSIDTSKSPSTFGALICGISTLISGLEIFPLAPWTSTSGPEILGPLKPNFGILNSQSFPSGFLPSIDKSISTFGPFTFTSGNSTFTSKSGASTLGALTSISGTLTLTSTSGPENFGPFKSTSGPEILGPLKPNFGIFKSQPLPSLSSFLPSIDTSKSPSTLGALTFTSGIPTFTSTSGPETLGPLKPNFGIFKSQPLPSLSSFLPSIDTSKSPSTFGALICGVSTLISGLEIFPLAPLMSTSGPEILGPLKPNLGILNSQSFPSGFLPSIDKSISPSTFGPFTFTSGKSTLTSTSGPDIFGPLRSTSGPEIFGPLKPNFGIFKSQPLPSLSSFLPSIDASKSPSTLGPLTFTSGISTFASTSGPEILGPLKPNFGIFKSQPLPSGFLPSIDKSISPSTFGLFTFTSGKSTLTSTSGPVTFGPFKSTSGPEIFGPLKPNFGIFNSHPFPSFLPSIDTSKSPSTLGPLTFTSGISTSTSGPETLGPLKPNFGILNSQSLPSVFLPSIDKSISPSTFGLFTFTSGKSTLTSTSGPVTFGPFKSTSGPEIFGPLKPNFGIFKSQPLLFLSSFLPLIDKSTSPSSLGILTSTCGISTYTSTSGPETF, from the coding sequence TTGCCTTCTTTATCCTGTTTTTTATCTATTGACAAATCGAATTCACCTTCAACTTTTGGACCTTTCAACTTGATATCAGATGATTCAACATTCACATCGACATCAGGACCAGAAACTTCTGGCGCTTTTAAATCAACATCAGGACCAGATATTTTCGGTCCTATAAAACCAAACTTCGGCATTTTAAAATCCCACCCTTTTCCATCTTTTTTACCATCAATTGTAACATCTAAATCGCCATCGACTTTCGGActtttcacattcacatcTGGTAAATCAACATTGACATCAGCTTCTGGACCAGAGAATTTTGGTCCTTTCAAATCGACATCAGGCCCAGAAATTTTAGGGCCTTTGAAACCGAATTTTGGCATTTTCAAGTCCCAACCTTTACCATCTTTATCTAGTTTTTTACCATCAATCGATACATCCAAATCACCTTCAACTTTCGGTGCGCTCATTTGTGGAATATCAACTTTGATTTCTGGGCTAGAAATTTTTCCACTTGCACCTTGGACGTCTACATCTGGTCCAGAGATTTTGGGACCTTTGAAACCGAATTTTGGCATTTTGAATTCCCAGTCTTTTCCTTCAGGTTTTTTACCATCAATCGataaatcaatatcaacCTTCGGACCTTTCACTTTCACATCGGGTAATTCAACGTTCACATCTAAATCAGGTGCATCTACTTTAGGCGCTTTGACATCTATATCAGGAACATTGACATTGACATCAACGTCTGGGCCAGAGAATTTTGGTCCTTTCAAATCGACATCAGGTCCAGAGATTTTAGGACCTTTGAAACCGAATTTTGGCATTTTCAAATCCCAACCTTTACCATCTTTATCTAGTTTTTTACCATCAATCGATACATCCAAATCACCTTCTACCTTAGGAGCTTTGACATTTACATCTGGAATTCCAACATTCACATCTACGTCTGGCCCAGAGACTTTGGGACCTTTGAAACCGAATTTCGGCATTTTCAAATCCCAACCTTTACCATCTTTATCTAGTTTTTTACCATCAATCGATACATCCAAATCACCTTCAACTTTCGGTGCGCTCATTTGTGGAGTATCAACTTTGATTTCTGGGCTAGAAATTTTTCCACTTGCACCTTTGATGTCTACATCTGGTCCAGAGATTTTAGGACCTTTGAAACCAAATTTAGGCATTTTGAATTCCCAGTCTTTTCCTTCAGGTTTTTTACCATCAATCGATAAATCAATATCGCCTTCAACTTTCGGACCCTTCACTTTCACATCTGGTAAATCAACGTTGACATCAACGTCTGGACCAGATATTTTCGGTCCTTTGAGATCGACATCTGGACCTGAGATTTTCGGACCTTTGAAGCCGAATTTTGGCATTTTCAAATCCCAACCTTTACCATCTTTATCTAGTTTTTTACCATCAATCGATGCATCCAAATCACCTTCTACCTTAGGACCTTTGACATTTACATCTGGAATTTCAACATTCGCATCCACATCAGGTCCAGAGATTTTAGGACCTTTGAAACCGAATTTTGGCATTTTCAAGTCCCAACCTTTACCATCTGGTTTTTTACCATCAATCGATAAATCAATATCGCCTTCAACTTTTGGACTTTTCACTTTCACATCTGGTAAATCAACATTGACATCTACATCTGGACCAGTGACTTTTGGTCCTTTCAAATCAACATCCGGTCCAGAGATTTTTGGACCTTTGAAACCGAATTTTGGCATTTTCAATTCCCATCCTTTTCCATCTTTTTTACCATCAATCGATACATCCAAATCACCTTCTACCTTAGGACCTTTGACATTTACATCTGGCATTTCAACATCCACATCTGGTCCAGAGACTTTGGGACCTTTGAAACCGAATTTTGGCATTTTGAATTCCCAATCTTTACCTTCTgtttttttaccatcaatTGATAAATCAATATCGCCTTCAACTTTTGGACTTTTCACTTTCACATCTGGTAAATCAACATTGACATCTACATCTGGACCAGTGACTTTTGGTCCTTTCAAATCAACATCCGGTCCAGAGATTTTTGGACCTTTGAAACCGAATTTCGGCATTTTCAAATCCCAACCTTTACTATTTTTATCAAGTTTTTTACCATTAATTGACAAATCAACTTCACCTTCAAGTTTGGGCATCTTAACATCAACCTGTGGCATTTCTACATACACATCAACATCGGGACCAGAAACTTTCTGA